A single genomic interval of Cucumis sativus cultivar 9930 chromosome 7, Cucumber_9930_V3, whole genome shotgun sequence harbors:
- the LOC101208534 gene encoding signal peptidase complex catalytic subunit SEC11A has translation MGWFADTFDSTESIKLRQPLSQAVSLGLIVTSALIIWKALMCITGSESPVVVVLSGSMEPGFKRGDILFLHMSKDPIRTGEIVVFHIDGREIPIVHRVIKVRERQDSGEVDVLTKGDNNYGDDRLLYAHGQQWLQRHHIMGRAVGFLPYVGWVTIIMTERPIIKYILVGTLGLLVLISND, from the exons ATGGGTTGGTTTGCTGACACCTTCGACTCCACTGAATCCATTAAGCTTCGTCAACCTCTTTCTCAAGCCGTTAGTCTTG GTTTGATTGTTACATCTGCTCTTATAATATGGAAGGCATTGATGTGCATTACTGGAAGTGAATCCCCTGTTGTTGTTGTCTTGTCTGGAAGCATGGAACCTGGCTTCAAGAGG GGTGATATTTTGTTCTTGCACATGAGCAAGGATCCTATTCGTACAGGGGAGATTGTTGTTTTTCATATTGAT GGCCGTGAAATTCCAATTGTCCATCGTGTAATTAAG GTTCGCGAACGTCAAGATAGTGGAGAAGTTGATGTACTTACTAAAG GAGACAACAACTACGGGGATGACAGACTCTTGTATGCACATGGTCAGCAATGGCTTCAACGGCACCACATCATGGGCAGAGCTGTGGG GTTCTTACCATACGTGGGATGGGTGACCATAATCATGACAGAGAGGCCAATTATCAAG TATATTCTGGTTGGTACATTGGGATTGCTTGTATTAATTTCCAATGATTGA